The following is a genomic window from Tripterygium wilfordii isolate XIE 37 chromosome 19, ASM1340144v1, whole genome shotgun sequence.
TCTAACCGAGTGGCTAGAGTGTATCAAAAAAAACTTTGAATAACCAACTTGGAACGTTTGATCTTTGGGTGATcaaagtgaaactttgagtatctttcagtgaccaaaaattaACTTAACCCCTAAAAATCCCAACCATATGAATATTTAGTAGAGGAAATAAAGTTCCAAAAGTGTTAAAAAGCTTAAGATGGAAGGATTCTTTATAGTCTATCCTCGTATAAAATATAAGGACTACAATTTGCTCCATTTGGTGGAACAAGTTCATCCACACAAATTTTTCTAATTTCCAAATAAATGCAATTGAATTTCAAGAAACCCAATGGGAGTTGGATTGGGACAAGATTGGTGCACTATTTGGTATCAAAGAAGGAGGTCTTGCATTCACGTTAACGTTCACAATTTATAAACTCTTATTTCTCTGATTTTTTTACATGTTGAGTACccattgaaaagtttgtccatatGTTTGGGTGTTTCCCCCTTAACGAGTTATGAATTTCCACATGTCAAACCGTTGGATCATTCAACCTAAACAttgttaaaatataatataaatggTATGAAATAATCTACCTCTCATGCACATTCTGCATAAAGGCACGTGGGGGGGACATATTAGATCAGGTCCACAGAAAGAGAAGAGTGAGAGATAAGAGATTCCGAATCTAGAGATGGAATCATTCTTGCATGTGAAAACTATACATACATGATGTGTGTATCTCTATTTTCAagtcttttgtttgtttgtttggtggtttttttttttttcctttggtaGGTAGGCATAAACCTTCAACATGTCTCACGTGATGAGAAAGaccaatttgtaatttttttgtacTAATTAGTTGTATTGTGTGATGTGAGCACGAGATGTTACTTTTCCATTCAAAGGAAAACAATACAACACACAAGAGCCTATCAAGATATATTCCAAATCCAAGAAAGGACAACGACTAAGACAAAGGCAATTTCATGGATTGGTTTAGTCCATGCATCAAAATGCTGGCCAATAATAAAGTTTGAGATACAAAAAATACACGTATTATCTTCAAGGGTAGAGTTAGGATTCGATGTTGGGAGACTATTAAAAGTTGATGGGGTCCGAGGGCAttgcccttgaaattttttttagaactatttacaacattacacttatttaaaatgaaattaacAAGAAGACGATATATATaacaatatataaatgtattttttatttattaatgtaTAGTTGTATAAGTATGTATAATTTTGGACTACAGCTTAATGTAGTTCTCCTTGGATCCACCCTTGATTGCCCCAAAAACAATTTCATATATTTGTTTTCAGAGGTTGATGAGTAAACTAGAGATGAAACCAATAGGGATAACATTTTTTAGGTGATGAGGGAATCCACCGAAAACACAACTCATCGGATTCTACTCCAATGGTAAATCCATGGATCACAAGTAATACCCATAAATCACATGGGTCGATTAAGTGCTTGGccaaaacccatcacaaaaaTAACGTCAAATCACGCCATAGAGGGTGTTACTGTGTTAGAACATGCGAAAAGAAAGGTGAAAGTGAGGAGAGGGAGATTTGGCAAACAAGTCATTGATCCAATCATGAATTATGTGAGGAAAATGTACACTTTCACTTTGGGCCAATGAAGTTTGGGCCTTGGCCCAAAAAGCCGAGCCCGGAGAGTATGGAATTGATGGTGGTCCAGCCCAGATAGGATaaacacaaagaaagaagaaaggaatccGACGTTGTCTTGGAGAGAGACAGCTTTACCAGAATCCCAACCCAATCAAAATGCTTCAACGGAGACACTATTGCCTACAAATCCTTCACTGATTTTCGTttcaatttgaatttaatttatctattttagcttctcttcttcttcgacTCATCTACCCTTTGGCTTTCAATGAACGAAGTGATCACAGCCGGTGATGCGTCATCGAGCTTTCGATCGGCGTCATCTGAGCCGTCCGTCATCCCCTCTAATACCATTCTACTCTGTGCCTTCCTCGCCTTGGCCATCGCTCAGTTTCTCAAGCCTTTCACCTCCTGGTAATGCCTTACTTTTCTCTATGTTCCTTTTTGTTTATGATTGTATAGAATGTGCGATTTCCTTTTTGAGAGAATTTTTATGGGTTTGGGTCAAAATTGCGCCTTTTGTGACTTAAACTACACATTCAAGGTGTAAATTTCCACTCTTTTTGGGCTTCAGCTGTTATGTGGATGTGAGATTCAACTCTTTTGAGTTTTCGACCAATGACAGTGCTACTTTTGGCAGTTTTGATAATCTTTGAATGCATATATACTTTACTCGTTTGTGGGTGGTTAAGCTTTATGATACCTGAATTTTAATTTGCATGTGTATATCTAAAGGCTAAACCctattcttttttaattttgtgtcTCTTAATTACAAAGAATAAGGTGCCTCAATTTGTATTGATATATATTGGGAATGAATCTAGTTGTCGAATCCCCTTACAAATGACATCCGTGTTCTAGTCAATGCTAGAATCTTGCCAAAGTTGTAGCAATTGAACACAGGAAAAAAAAGGGGTTTATGTAACTGACCCAAGTAGACTGGGTAAgggattttgttgtgtttttgtttgtccAGAATTGTAAATGGTAACAACCAGTCACGGTTTTGTGAAGATTCTGCTTGATGTTAGTGAAGAATCAAGATTAATCGTTAATTTGTTGTCTGAGTATGGaataattttttgttagaaCACTTGTTGAACTTTAAAAAAATCTGTACATTGAATGCTTGAGTAATGTTGCCTTCACATACAGTTCTTATTCCTAACTCACATGTAGAAAGTGGGGAACATGCTAAAGTCTCAATCTCATAAGCATGATGCATGTGAAGCACCTTTTATTTGAAGCTACTACTGTATTAGTTTTTGAAGCATTTTCACTCATTCTAAGTTCTAACATTTATTGATATGGAAATTCTTTTACGTTTCCCACTcagtttttttgagaaattcatCTTAGATGTGCAGGTACAAGGATAGGAAATGGGACTCTAGAAAGATGCTTGGGTCAGGGGGCATGCCCTCATCACATTCGGCACTAGTGACAGCTCTTGCAGTTGCTATTGGTTTACAAGAGGGAACTGGAACATCGGCATTTGCTATCGCACTGGTTGTAGCATGTGTTGTATGTACTTGCTAACTCgttcttgtttttatttcttcgtgttgccttctttttttttggaatccTACTTGGACTAATGATGTGGCATTTTGCAGGTTATGTACGATGCTTCTGGTGTAAGACTTCATGCAGGTCGTCAAGCTGAAGTAAGAAATTTAACATAGTTGTCTCATATGTATATAGAAGATTGCCATATGAAAATTATGTGAGATCAATAAAATCATTGGTATGAAATGAAACCTGTTTCCTCTCTGACAAGAAATCATTTAATGTTGACTTCAGCCCACTGGAACACATTGGGATCTCGAGTATGTATGTCCACCTTTTGCTAAATTGTTTCTATTTATCTCAAAACAATTACGACcagttcttttttgtttcaaaattcaCACTTTCTTTCTGTTATATATTGTGAATCTATCCTGGTTTTGGTATTACTATGTGAGATACGTTAATAAATTTCCTTGCATTAATAATTTTATACATTCTTCCATCTCTTCTGTTTGTTTGGGTTCGTTTTCAAACATTTTTCACTCCTATATAAGTTTTGAGTactatttgttattttttagcTCTATATACCTGATTTTCATTGTGCTTGTAAGTTGGGACTGCATATTGCTTTTTCTTGACCATTTGATTTGGGATATTCCtaatattaattgtttatttttcttattgcaGTTACTAAACCAAATTGTGTGCGAGTTACCTCCTGAACACCCTGTATCAAATGTGAGGCCTTTAAGGGATAAGCTTGGTCATACTCCTGTTCAGGTTTGTGActctaaattataaaaataagaatTGTTTGCTTTTTGGCTCTTGTGTCCATATGATGGAATTCAAGTGGTAGACTTGTCTTTTAGTAACCTCACTCCTGCAGCAAATAGAAGGTTAGGCATGCCTGCCTGCCTGCTTGGAGTTTTTATAAAGATTCACCAACCTCAATGTTCTCACAGTCAACTCTTCTTTCACCTTCTCCAAAACTATCACAAGCCTGTTGCTGGCATTAGAAGCTTATAACCAATCATTTTGATTCTTGTAGACATGCAAGTTGTGATAGGGGATAGTCAAATTAGCATTGTTTCCTGAAAATTTGTCACGAGTACTTAATGGAAAACTGAAAGAACGAAAGGGATTGAAATCTCATTATGAAAGAGAAGTTTCAGTTAAGCTGAGGAAATGGATGGCATGAGTTCCCTCTCCTATAACATCTTTTCGTTCTGAGTAATAGATAGGTAAGAACATATCTTCAACCAGATAAGATTGTTCTATATTACGAAACCATAAACGTGCCGTTCTTTAGAAGTTACTAATATCCATGGTCACTGCTAAAATTAACAATGGATATTTGGTACTACCACAGTATTCCCTCATTAACTTTGTTCACCACTGAGGAACTCGTTTTTCTGTTTAGTATAGCATCCCATCCTCGAGTCTCGTATAGTTACCGTAGCATCTGGGAATAATGATTCAAAATATTAGGAATGAATAAGATGGTGCTAAAATATTTTATGCTACACAATGCCCTTGATCCCTATTCCGTAGCAAGTATTATCATTCTCCTCACATTGATGCAGGTAGGTGCCGGTGCTGTGCTTGGATGTATAGTGGCAATTGTCATGCGAAGTTGGAGTTAAAAGGGATTCAACATAACCACTTGTGATTGTCTGACCTTGAAATTGAACAGTTAATAGGTTATTAAGATTGTTGCACTCATTTTTATCCGTCGAAACGACTTTCATCTCAGCAAGGTGGTGGTTGTAGTTCTTGATGGGAAGTTTAGGATGCTAGACTATTTGTGATGTCTATATGAATTTGCCGATTTATCGCCTTCCATGTCTTTCTTTCCTCTACTCTCTTATACGACTTCAAACTGCCTTCCTTTATTTGTGATGCAAGATCTTTGAGGACAAGATTATGTTTGTGTGCAGTGATGATATATTGAGTTATTTTTCCAATTGCAGCCATGTTCTCTAATCAGATCTTCTAAGTTTCTGCCCTTATGCTACTCTTCTCGATTCAATGACTAGGAAGTTTCTTATTATTGGAACACTGCACTATTTGTCTGCCCAAGATTGTTTTCTTAAATCCTTGAACAATATTGGAAAAAAGTTATATGTAGCACAAATTCACTTATGCGGGTGGGGAAGACAGTAGTTTAGGATATTGAATGTTATGTAATTAATAAGTATGAAAGGGTAATTTGAACACTCGAGTCACTAATTGGAGTAGTAAGGATGTTGTGTATCATCTTGGTGGTGATCATGATTCGAATCCTCCTCCACCCTTCCAAAAAAAAGGGTAATTTGAAAAACTCGACGCCTGTACCCAAATATTTTTGTCAACACCACACATTcacctacatatatatgaggATTAGAGCAATATGTCACAAGACTCATAACTATCATTATATATACGTAACTTTGTTTACCAAACATggtcaaacaaaagaaagagggaGATAGACAGAGACATGCACGAGACTAATTAATATCTAACAACCATTTTATACAActtaatcaataaatttattaagGAATGCAGCTCATCTTTCACAGTCTTCCAtttataaaaatgagaaaatgcATTAAAAATAAGAGGTAACAACTGAAGACAGTATCAAATCGTTTTCAAGGAGGAGAATTATAGGGTTTATATCAGTGAACCTTGAATTGGTTGGTAGACCAAGGTTTGAAGAAGTCTTGAGAGATTGAAGTACAATGAGGGAGGAGTCAAGAAGGCTTGTGATCAGCACAACTTCAGTAATCTGTTTACTTCTGATTGCTTTGGTTTGCATCGATGGTTTCACATCAAATGCTAACCCATTTGAGTCCTGTAATCTCCATTTCTCTTTTATGAGCTTGGTTTATGTTTGAGCTTATATTCTGTTCTGTTGTAGACTCACTTTGCTTCTTTGGATATGAAGGGAAGCAGAAGCTGTCAAATTGGAGAGGAATTTTGCAGAGAAGAGAAGTGGATGAAGGGGTGatcatagaagaagaagaagagagtttGAAATTTGTGTTAAGAAGACTAGTGAGAGGTGGTTCTTTCTTCATCTCAAAAACATTCATGTTTTGTTCTATGAATTGCTACTCTGTTTTTTTCCTAGTGATAAAGAATCAGCTGTCTGAAACTGCAAACAGGGGAGGATCGACAGGAGCTGGAAAATACAGGCTTTTCTTGCCACTTTGATCTTCACTCAGAAGTATGTGTTGTAACCAATCCTGTTAGGATTGGTAACAATGGGTTGACGATTCATGTGTCGTCTGATCAAGAAAGAAACGAGACAACGGTTAGGCCATACGCGAGAAGAGAGGATGAAACTGCCATGAACGATGTTACAGCATTGCAGATAGTTTCAGCAGATACCAATTTGCCTCCTTGCAATTACACTCACAGTGTCCCTGCCATGGTCTTCTCCTCCGGTGGCTTCACAGGGAATGTATTTCATGAGTTCAATGAAATTATCATCCCCTTATTCATCACTTGCCACCATTTCCGGTCACAGCTGCAGTTCATCATCACTGACTTCCAGCCTTGGTGGGTGGAAAAGTACAACAGAATCTTGAAACAATTGTCTAACTATGAGGTGATAAACCCAGCAGCAGATGGAAGTGTTCATTGCTTTCCAGGATCCGTTATAGGGCTCAAGTACCACAATAATTTAGCACTCAACAAAACTGAAATTCCGGGAGGATACTCGATGTTCGACTTCAGGCATTTCCTCAGAAAAGCATACAACCTGCAGGTAAACGATGTTTCAGAGATTCAAAAGCCAAGAGCAATGCTCATTACCCGAAACGAAACAAGGAGATTCTTGAACGAGCACGAAATGGTGAGAGCAATGGAAGAACTAGGGTTCCAGGTTGTTGTACCAACAGATAACTGGATGTCAAATTTGGACACATTCGCAGAAGTAGTTAACTCCTGCAATATTATGGTTGGAGCTCATGGTGCTGCCCTAACAAATGAGCTGTTCTTGCCTAATGGTGCAGTGATGGTGCAAGTGGTGCCGCTCCAACTAGAGTGGGCATCGACAAACTATTTTGGCAGTCCAGCCAACGAGATGGGTATAAACTACTTGGAGTACAAGATTGAACCAGAGGAGAGCTCTCTCTTGGAAAAGTATGGTCGGGATCATCCAGTCATCACTGATCCCCAATCCATAGTTTCACAGGGATATTATCCCTTTAGAGCTGTTTATGTTGATGGGCAGGATCTAAAGGTTAACATAACAAGGTTTAGGAAGACTATTGTTCAAGCGATGGAACTTATCGGACTCTCAGTTCCTCTAGATTGAACATATGTCTGTACAAGAAATTTCCTAGAAGCACAATCACtgtacaaagattgaagaagactACATTACACAGCATATGAAATCCTTTTTGGTATAAGAAGTATATTTTTCTGTTTCAAAAAATCACAAGCCAATAAAATGGGTATTTATCCTCAGTTCATCCTTGCACTATGTATCAAACAAATCCACACATACTCTACTAATAGCAACCCACATTTGTAAAAACTCGCTATGAGAAATTCTGATATCCTCCAAATCACATTGCATTTAATCATGTGAAACCATGGGCATGAGATTCTGCTATTATACAATTTCGGAATAAATCTGTTGGGCTCTCATGGGCTACCAAACTAATGGACTACATGTCATCTTCATTCCGAAATTGTATAATAGCAGAATCTCATGCCCATGGTTTCACATGATTCatgttttatttccactcttttatccaataattcatgttttaatatagattctattgttttttaaagcacagtctagaattcattgttttagttatgaattcatttgtttttgaaattcctttgaaaaaaacaatggaattaagaaattccattgaaaaaaacaatggaactAAGATTTATCCGATAAAACTCACCGACAATGGATCTCGTTAGAAAtagttttatgcgttgattctgaatatgcaattttttttaaaatctaacatgtattttgagagttaaaacgttttaaaatttcatttaagagactTGGACTATCACTATATGGGCTATCTAGCACTACTGATTTCGGAATCACTGCTGTCAGGTTCAATCTTCCATTAATGATGCACGTATATTTATATACACCCATTAAAGAGCAAATAATGATTATATTAAAAATGGCAGCAAGAGGAGCCCACCTGTGGTAGAAGCTCACGTTGCAGATTTAGGAACAATATCAGAGTCGCAGATAGCTGGACTCCCGCAGTGCACGTATCATGAATGAAGCTGCAGAATTCTCCGCTTCCTTCACTCTCGCCTTCTGATCTCCTGACATATAAAGTATGCCATTTACGGTTGCAATTTTAACCGAGCATACAAATTTCTTGTCATGAGCAGGACCATCCTCGTTCTCGATGCTGCAAAGCAAAAATCACAAACAGTAGTATTAGATTTTGAAAGTATCATGAGTGAGAGAACGAAACTAACAGAAGTAACTTTGTAAGAAACGCAAAGTGAAGCATAAACTTATGTGCTATTGTAGAGTCCATGCAGATGTAAACCTATGAAGAGGCCTgtcatttttttacaaaattttcaactacGGATCCAACTATTTTACATcacaaaaaacataaatacCGTAGTAAATTAGACTAGTGAAAGATCGCAGCAAGTTACTCAATGATACCCTCTCTGCACCAAACGTAGTTAAGTCAGATAGTTGCGATTTGCATAGCTTCCGCCGTAAGTTTGCTTCTGACATGGCTTGTTTACGaaagcatttcaagttttggtaTTTGATGCAAATAAGCATTAAGACCAAGGGTGAAGTAAAATCCATTATTTACAGCAGTAGATCATGATGATATGTTGTCATCGACGACAAAACAAACAGACCAACTAAAGACACGCCAAAATTTCGTGCATGCTAGTAGATGTGGTAAATCTTACAAAAGGATTACGTTACTGAAACTTGAAAGATAGAAAGGTTATGAATTATAAGAATTTAAATAACATGAGGCAGATCTATCTACTAAATGAAGGGTATCAATTGTAAGAAGTTGATGTAATATAAGGCGGATCCAACTATTGTACATGCCCACAGGAGTTAATAGTGGATTAAAGAATTCCTACCTGTAATATGGTTTAGGCCACTTCTTCTTGCCACAAAGCTCATGTAACTTTTGTTTCGCGCCTTCCATCTCAACTGCATCGTCAATTTCATCACAAAAGTTGTAAATTTGACTATCCGTAGACATTGATTGTAATAACTTATGCAACGCTCCCTTCACAGCATTGAGCTTTGCAATTTCCTTCTGCTCAGAAGACCCAGAGGTAATGAAGTGGCCATCAACATATATGCTAGCAATGTTCTTTGCTCCGTTTCTCCAGTGCTCTATGTGAACTTGCTTTCCTTGTTTTTGGCATAATTCAAATAACAGTGTCACTGGTTGTGGTTGCAAGTCCTTGGGTGTGACAATGGGCTCCAAAAAACCCCTATAGATCTATCCATATTCAAAAACAATAGCAATGCCTTAATTCAACTATTACACCAattcaaggagaaaaagaagaagaaactgaaacGACCATTTTATCAATTTCTCATCAGAAAATTGGCAGAATACTGACCACCCAGAGCTTTTGGAGATCGAAATTAACATCAGCATAAATGGCAGCTGCCACTGACTCCACACAATCAGCAAGGATCTTAGGTGCTCTCATTGATCCACCGTGCACCACGGTGGAATCCTCATTACTCACTGCGGCTGCAAACTCGTTCATCTGTAACAATACAGCAGCACCCTCAATGAGTAATAATCATCTGACTACTGTCTACAAGAATCATAACCAATGACTGAACAGGATACAAAAAGAAATTATGGTATCTGATTTGAGCATACAAATTGAACAGAACCCACTTTCAAAAGCATTCAAGTAAATCTAATaatgtaaagaaaaaaaatcaaactataTAATTAGACCCACCAAAAAAAGAATCAGAATCTTCATAGAACTTAAAATCTGCTAGTGCTTACCAAATAAAATACAAACATAAATGTCACTCTCAAAAGCAAATTCTTTTCTATAACTTAAAATAATAGTCCAAACACTACTACAAATCTCTTTAAATATacagaagaagagaaaactttaaaaagtcaaaaattttctactattaaaaaaaaaagccacgTATACACATGATCAAATCCTTGCTTTTTTATTACCTTATCATCAAGACTGGATGCATTGTGCCTCAAATGGCGATAAAGCTCATGACGGACTGCCACACGTGCCAGCTTCTCTGTGCTAATATTCGCAGCACGCAAAAGGGAAAGCTGCCCAGGATCGAGGTCAGTATACGCAAGATAAACATAGTTGGAGAATGCAAGCCCCAAAGCAGCGTCTCCAATAAACTCCAGTCGTTCATAAGAGGCGGAGTTTGTGTAGGAGCTGTGCGTGAGTGCCTCCTCAAGGAAGCGCTTGTTCCTAAAATTGTAATTAATTATTCTCTCAACGGCAGAGATTGTAAGCTCCATGTCAGGTGATGCCGGCACGGTTCGAGGAACAATTTCGTGGAGGATGGCAGTTGTTGAGATGGCCGTGCTCAGAGGTGGTAATGTGTAGGGCTCGTTGTTCTCGATAGTGAAGCTACAAATGGGAGGAGATGGAATGTGATTCATTGTAGATATTTGAACTTGGAAGAGCTAGACACAATTTACTCACCCCATAACAGTACGAATTCTAACTTGATCAATATCTTTAATTGTTAATTCTTTCTATTGATAATAAGATATTCCTAAACATTCTACTCCAACAGAGATAAACATCATGGAGATTTTGAAACTAAAACTCAAACATA
Proteins encoded in this region:
- the LOC119985199 gene encoding uncharacterized membrane protein YuiD-like isoform X1 translates to MNEVITAGDASSSFRSASSEPSVIPSNTILLCAFLALAIAQFLKPFTSWYKDRKWDSRKMLGSGGMPSSHSALVTALAVAIGLQEGTGTSAFAIALVVACVVMYDASGVRLHAGRQAELLNQIVCELPPEHPVSNVRPLRDKLGHTPVQVGAGAVLGCIVAIVMRSWS
- the LOC119984936 gene encoding alpha-1,3-arabinosyltransferase XAT3-like — encoded protein: MREESRRLVISTTSVICLLLIALVCIDGFTSNANPFESWKQKLSNWRGILQRREVDEGVIIEEEEESLKFVLRRLVRGEDRQELENTGFSCHFDLHSEVCVVTNPVRIGNNGLTIHVSSDQERNETTVRPYARREDETAMNDVTALQIVSADTNLPPCNYTHSVPAMVFSSGGFTGNVFHEFNEIIIPLFITCHHFRSQLQFIITDFQPWWVEKYNRILKQLSNYEVINPAADGSVHCFPGSVIGLKYHNNLALNKTEIPGGYSMFDFRHFLRKAYNLQVNDVSEIQKPRAMLITRNETRRFLNEHEMVRAMEELGFQVVVPTDNWMSNLDTFAEVVNSCNIMVGAHGAALTNELFLPNGAVMVQVVPLQLEWASTNYFGSPANEMGINYLEYKIEPEESSLLEKYGRDHPVITDPQSIVSQGYYPFRAVYVDGQDLKVNITRFRKTIVQAMELIGLSVPLD
- the LOC119984935 gene encoding ribonuclease 3-like protein 2, with product MEFETSTMNYIQSARIYDPSRWKHDPYAVPPPYTVFSTTTAMEIGQVPRIVPASPEMELAVSSVERIIKYRFNNKRLLEEALTHSSYSYSASYQRLEFVGDAALGNAFSNFVFLAYPELDQGQLTLLRAANVSTEKLARVAVRLGLYQYVRRNAASLDDKVREFTDAVSNENGAVAHGGSVKAPKVLADIVESVAAASYVDVNFDLQKLWVIFRGLLEPIVTPDDLQQQPQPVTMLFELCQKQGKKVDLKYWRNGPKIIVSVYVDGCFIFSGSSEHKEIAKLNAAKGALHKLLQPMDIDNQMSDMDTDIQMRDICDGNGINNVFELCGKEMWLIPSYNFTIENNEPYTLPPLSTAISTTAILHEIVPRTVPASPDMELTISAVERIINYNFRNKRFLEEALTHSSYTNSASYERLEFIGDAALGLAFSNYVYLAYTDLDPGQLSLLRAANISTEKLARVAVRHELYRHLRHNASSLDDKMNEFAAAVSNEDSTVVHGGSMRAPKILADCVESVAAAIYADVNFDLQKLWVIYRGFLEPIVTPKDLQPQPVTLLFELCQKQGKQVHIEHWRNGAKNIASIYVDGHFITSGSSEQKEIAKLNAVKGALHKLLQSMSTDSQIYNFCDEIDDAVEMEGAKQKLHELCGKKKWPKPYYSIENEDGPAHDKKFVCSVKIATVNGILYMSGDQKARVKEAENSAASFMIRALRESSYLRL
- the LOC119985199 gene encoding uncharacterized membrane protein YuiD-like isoform X2 — translated: MCRYKDRKWDSRKMLGSGGMPSSHSALVTALAVAIGLQEGTGTSAFAIALVVACVVMYDASGVRLHAGRQAELLNQIVCELPPEHPVSNVRPLRDKLGHTPVQVGAGAVLGCIVAIVMRSWS